The genome window CAAAGTGGGCGGATAGGCTGCCATCTCTAGTCACTGCGGTCCAGCCGTCCTCCAGGAGTCTTATTCCCCAGCCGCCGGCGCTGACCATCGGCTCAATAGCCATGGTCATTCCGGCCTGCAGCTTGGGCCCTTGTCCCGGAGGACCATAGTTGGGAATTTGCGGGTCTTCATGGAGATTGCGTCCGATGCCATGACCGACAAAATCGCGGATCACCGAAAAGCCGTTGCTTTCGACCACGGTCTGCACGGCATGGGAAATGTCGGTCAGGCGATTACCCACTTTGGCCTGAGCGATCCCGGCATACAAAGCTTCTTCGGTAACTTTAAGCAGCTTTTCGGCCTCGGGACTGATTTTTCCCACTGGCACGGTGATCGCCGAATCCCCATAATAGCCTTCATAGCAGACGCCAAAATCCATGCTAACCAGATCCCCCACCTGCAGACATCGATGAGAAGGGATGCCATGGACTATTTCATCATTGATCGACACACACAGAGACTTGGGGTAGCCGCGATACCCCTTGAAGGCTGGCTTTACCTTCCGCCGGCGGCAGATCTCCTCAGCCCGGGCATTCAGTTCTAAGGTCTCCACTCCTGGCCGGATAAGCTCTTTAACCTCCTGCAAGACTTCGGCGACAATGCGATTAGCCACCTCCATTTTGGAGATTTCCTGCTTGGACTTTAAATTGATCATAATTCTTTACCCCGGCGAGGAGGCCGCAGCGTTCCCCGCCGGTAATTTCCCATCATTATTTCAAGGTGTCGACAATCTTTTGGAAGATATCGGAAATGCTGCCTTCACCTTTAATCTGCCGGACTAGTCCCAGCTTTTGATAATAGTCAATCAAGGGTTTGGTTTGCTGGTTATAAGTGGCCAAGCGGGAACGGACGGTGGCCTCGTTGTCATCATCCCGCTGGTAAAGTTCGCCCCCGCATTTATCGCAAACGCCCTCTTTTTGGGGGGGGTTGAACAGGACATGATACATCTGGCCACACTTCTTACAAGTGCGTCGGCCAGTGAGACGCTTCACCAGTTCTTCTTCATCTACCTCAATGCTCAGAACATGATCGATTTTAGACCCCATCTTTTTAAGGGTTTGGTCAAGGGCCTCGGCCTGAGTCACGGTGCGGGGGAAACCGTCCAGAATAAACCCCTTCTGGCAGTCCGGCTGTTTTAGGCGATCCTCGATAATGCCGATCACCACTTCGTCGGGTACCAACTTACCGGCATCCATACAGGCTTTGGCCTGTTTGCCCAATTCCGTCCCTTCCTTGACCGCCGCCCGCAGAATATCTCCGGTGGAAATCTGGGGAATCTGGTATTTTTCAATCATCATTTTGGCTTGGGTCCCCTTGCCTGCTCCTGGACCTCCCAACAAGATCAAGTTCATAACCGCCTCCTTTTGCACGCTATCAGCTCTGATTTAACAACGTGATGTTATCGCCGTATCCGGCCCATCCGTTTCCTCCCGATGATGCCTTCAAAACCCTCATAATGACGCATAACTATATGAGACTCGATCTGGGCTACCGTGTCCATGGCAACCCCGACCACGATCAGCAGCGCGGTCCCGCCAAAGTAGAAGGGGACGTTGAATTTTTGCACCAAGATGGTCGGCAACACACAGACCGCCGCCACATACAGCGCCCCCCACAGAGTTATCCGGGTTAACACCCGGTCGATAAATTCGGCGGTACGCTTGCCGGGCCGCAAACCCGGGATATAGCCTCCGTACTTCTTCATATTGTCAGCCACATCCACCGGATTATAGGTCACCGCAGTATAAAAATAACAGAAAAAGATGATTAATGCTACATAGACCAACTCGTGGGCCAGATGGCCAGGAGACATTGAGGCGGTCACCCAGGTCACCCAAGACCACAGCCAACCTGACCAACCAGACCCCGACTGGCTATCGGTGCCGATAAAACTGGTAATGGTGGCGGGAAACATCAAAATAGAAGAAGCAAAAATGGGTGGGATGACTCCCGCGGTGTTCACCTTCAAGGGCAGGTGAGTGCTTTGGCCGCCATAGACCCGGCGCCCCACCACCCGCCGGGCATATTGTACCTGAATTCGTCGTTGCCCCCGTTCCATGAAGACGATGACCCCGACCACGGTAATCATCACCGCTAATAATAACACCATGATCATCGGGGCAATTTCGCCGGTCTTCATCAGAGTGAAGGTCCCCAGGATCGCCGAGGGCATGCGGGCCACAATGCCGGCAAAAATAATTAAGGAGATGCCATTGCCGATGCCCCGTTCAGTAATCTGCTCGCCCAGCCACATGATAAAGGTGGTACCCGCGGTCAGGGTCAACACGGTCATCAGCCGGAAGCTCCAGCCGGGGTTGAGGACCACTGGGCGGCCGCCGCTCTCCATGCCCATGCCTTCCAGGCCGATACTGATGCCTAGACCCTGGATGATACACAAAAGCACCGTGCCGTAACGGGTATACTGCTTGATCTTTTTGTGCCCCTCCTCACCCTCTTTATATAATTTCTCGATGGCCGGAAAGACCACTTTAAGCAATTCAATGATGATGGCGGCACTGATGTAAGGCATGATCCCCAGGGCAAAGACGCTCAGCCGTTCCAGCGCCCCGCCGGAGAACATGTCAAAGAGGCCAAAGATAGTGCCCCGATGGCGGGCAAAAAAGGCCATCAAGGCGTCGGCATCGATCCCCGGCGTAGGAATATGACAGCCTACCCGGTAAACCGCCAGCATCAGCAGCGTAAATATAATGCGCCGTTTGAGCTCGGGAATTTTGGCAATATTTTGAAATCCCGCCAGCACTTAGATTACCTCAACCCGACCACCCTGAGCCTCGATCTGGGTCCGGGCCTGGGCACTGACGGCATTGACCCGGATGGTTAAGGGTACCGTCACTTCGCCTTGTCCCAGCAGTTTGATCTCTTGACGACGTTTTTTAATCAGGCCGGCAGCGCTGAGGCTTTTGGCATCAACCACCGAGTTGGCTGGAAAGCGACCCAAATCCCGCAAGTTGATGATCGCCCAGGATTTTTTGAAGATATTGGTAAACCCCCGTTTGGGAAGCCGCCGGGTCAGTGGCATCTGCCCTCCCTCGAATCCGGGTTTGGGTTTCTGACCGGAGCGGGATCTTTGCCCCTTGGAGCCCCGGCCGGCGGTCTTGCCAGTTCCAGAACCTGGTCCCCGCCCTACCCGCTTGGGCTTCTTTCTGGCTCCGGGACAGGGTTTTAGTTCATCCAACCGCATACTTGCTTACCCTTCCTCCACTGACTTTAAACGACAGCCGTTATGGTTTTAGTTCTTGAACATCGACCAGGTGGCAGACCTGACGTACCATTCCCCGTATGGCGGGATGGTCATTATGGTGCACCGTCTGGTGTAATCGGGTCAACCCCAGGGTTTTCAGAGTCTGCCGATGCCGCTTGGGTCTGCCGATCGGGCTCCGTTTCAGAGTGATTGTTAAGATTGGTTCCATCACTTGCTTCTCTTTCTAAACTCGTCAGGCCCGGATTTCGCCTAGGGAGCGATTCCTCCGGGCCGCGATTTCTTCGGGGCTGGCTAACTGCTTCAAGGCGTCCATGGTTGCCTTGACAGCATTATGGGGGTTGTGGGAGCCCAGGCACTTGGTCAAGACGTTATGGATGCCGGCCACCTCCACCACGGCGCGGACCGCGCCACCGGCAATTACCCCAGTTCCCTGGGACGCAGGTTTGAGCAACACCTTACCGGAACCAAATTGTCCCACCACTGTATAGGGGATGGTGTTGTTTAGAATGGGTATTTTGATCAGGCTCTTTTTAGCCCGTTCCAAGGCTTTGCGAATCGCCTCAGGGACCTCGTTAGCCTTGCCTAATCCGGCCCCCACCTGGCCCTGGCCATCACCCACCACTACCAGGGCGTTAAAGCTAAATCGCCGACCACCCTTCACCACCTTGGCCACCCTACTGATATGAACTACCTTATCAGTAAATTGTGGTTCCGTTGCTTCGCTCTCAAACAATCCTACCTCCGCACTGGTTCGCATCCCAGGTTAATCCCCATTTGATAATCCTCCGTTAAAATTCCAGACCTTGTTCCCGACAGCTATCCGCCAGGCCTTTGATCCGGCCATGGTAAAGAAATCCGTTGCGATCAAAGGCAACTTTGTGGATTCCGACCTGTTTGGCTTTTAGGGCCAGCCGCACCCCTACCTCTCGGGCCTTTTCGATCCCTTTCAGACCGCCTGCTTTATCCCGCAGCTCCTTATCCAGGGTCGAAGCCGCAACCAGAGTATGGCCGCGCAAATCATCAATGATCTGGGCATATATATGTCGTGCGGTCTTAAAGACCGTCAGGCGGGGGCGACTCTCCACCCCGAAGATCTTTTTGCGGACCCGTTTTTTACGTTTCCGACGCGCTTCTTGTTTTTGATTTCTCTGTGCCATGCTCTTAACCTAAATCAGTTTAACGGCCAGCCTTACCCACTTTGCGGTGCAAGATTTCTCCAGCATATTTAATGCCTTTACCTTTATAAGGCTCAACAGGCCGCAACCTACGAATATTAGCCGCTACCTGGCCTACGGTCTCTTTATCAGCTCCATGCAGGGTTATTCGATTGCCTTTTTCCACCTCAGCCTTAATCCCCGCCACCAACGGAAATTCCACCGGCTGGGAATAGCCCAGACTGAACACCAATCGATTATCCTTGACCTCGACTTTATAACCTTTGCCCTCAATCTCCAACTTCCGGGTAAACCCTTGACTGACCCCGGTTACCATATTGGCGACCAAGGAACCGGTCAATCCCCAAAAGGGTCGACTAACCCTGCTATTATCACAGGGAAAAATTCGAATCTCTTGGGGGCTCAGTTGCAACCGGACGCGCGGATGAATGGACCGCTGTAAAGTCCCGCCTGGGCCGGTAACCGTTAGAACACCATCCTCGAAAGTCGCCTTAACCCCCTTGGGCAAGGGAATCGGCTGCTTTCCTATGCGTGACATTGTTTGCCTCTCTTATTTTGCAACCTGACTCACCACACCGAGCACAGGACTTCGCCGCCGACGCCTTGCTGACGCGCCTGGCGATCGGTCATAATCCCTTGGGAAGTAGAAACGATCGCTACTCCCAGCCCCCCGAGCACTAAAGGAATGTCGTCTTTGGAGGCATAAACCCGGCGACTGAGTTTGCTGACCCGTTTCAGACCCTGGATCAGGGGCTTCCCCTGCTCATCATACCGTAGATAAATCCGCAGGATACCCTGCCGTCTGTCTTTGATCACCTTGTATTTTCTAATATAACCTTCTTCTTCCAGAATCCGGGCCACACTGATCTTCATCTGCGAAGCAGGGATATCCACTTTATCAAATCTGGCCGCCCCCGCATTCCGGATGCGAGTTAGCATATCCGCCAGGGGATCGGTAAGGCTCATCTATTGTTACTCCTGTTTACTGGCTGCTGGCTTCGGCTCGAACCGTGGTTGTTTGCTACCAAATTATGCCGCTGGACCGGGTTTACCAACTCGATTTAATCACTCCGGGAATCTCCCCCTGGAGGGCCATCTTTCGGAAACAGAGCCGACAAATACCAAACCGTCGGATAAAAGCCCGGGGACGTCCACAGATGGGGCAACGATTATATCTTCGGGTGCTAAACTTCGGTTCCCGTTTAGCCTTAGCAATCAGCGATTTCTTGGCCACCAAGATCTCCTTTTCAACTCCTGAAAGGCATACCCAACAGCTTCAGAAGAACTCTGCCTTCTTCATCCGTCTGGGCCGTGGTTACGATGGTAATGTTCAGTCCCTTGATCTTGTCAATTTTATCGTAATTGATTTCCGGAAAAATGATCTGCTCCCGGATGCCCAGGGAATAATTCCCCCGGCCATCAAAGGCCTTCCCTGATACGCCTCGGAAGTCCCGCACCCGGGGCAAGGCCACGTTGACCAGTTTATCAAAGAAATCATACATCTTATCCCGGCGTAAAGTCACCATACAGCCGATCGGCATGCCCTCCCGGAGCTTAAAAGCCGCAATCGATTTCCGGGCCCGGGTGACTATGGGCTTCTGGCCGGTGATGACTGCCAGTTCCTGGCTGGCCGAGTCCAATACCTTGATATTTTGAATCGCTTCCCCCAGTCCCATATTGATGACGATCTTTTCCAGACGGGGAACCTGCATGGGACTTTTATAGTGAAATTCTTGCATGATCAGGGGAATGCATTCCTGCTTGTAATAGTCAAACAACCGCGACATGGAGATTTATCCTTCCAGCAATTCACCGCACTTTTTGCAGACCCGGACCTTTTCGCCCTGACTGGTCAGGGCATGTCCCAGCCTAGTCGGCTGTGA of Deltaproteobacteria bacterium contains these proteins:
- the map gene encoding type I methionyl aminopeptidase codes for the protein MINLKSKQEISKMEVANRIVAEVLQEVKELIRPGVETLELNARAEEICRRRKVKPAFKGYRGYPKSLCVSINDEIVHGIPSHRCLQVGDLVSMDFGVCYEGYYGDSAITVPVGKISPEAEKLLKVTEEALYAGIAQAKVGNRLTDISHAVQTVVESNGFSVIRDFVGHGIGRNLHEDPQIPNYGPPGQGPKLQAGMTMAIEPMVSAGGWGIRLLEDGWTAVTRDGSLSAHFEHTIAVTEDGALILSRI
- a CDS encoding adenylate kinase; the encoded protein is MNLILLGGPGAGKGTQAKMMIEKYQIPQISTGDILRAAVKEGTELGKQAKACMDAGKLVPDEVVIGIIEDRLKQPDCQKGFILDGFPRTVTQAEALDQTLKKMGSKIDHVLSIEVDEEELVKRLTGRRTCKKCGQMYHVLFNPPQKEGVCDKCGGELYQRDDDNEATVRSRLATYNQQTKPLIDYYQKLGLVRQIKGEGSISDIFQKIVDTLK
- the secY gene encoding preprotein translocase subunit SecY, with translation MLAGFQNIAKIPELKRRIIFTLLMLAVYRVGCHIPTPGIDADALMAFFARHRGTIFGLFDMFSGGALERLSVFALGIMPYISAAIIIELLKVVFPAIEKLYKEGEEGHKKIKQYTRYGTVLLCIIQGLGISIGLEGMGMESGGRPVVLNPGWSFRLMTVLTLTAGTTFIMWLGEQITERGIGNGISLIIFAGIVARMPSAILGTFTLMKTGEIAPMIMVLLLAVMITVVGVIVFMERGQRRIQVQYARRVVGRRVYGGQSTHLPLKVNTAGVIPPIFASSILMFPATITSFIGTDSQSGSGWSGWLWSWVTWVTASMSPGHLAHELVYVALIIFFCYFYTAVTYNPVDVADNMKKYGGYIPGLRPGKRTAEFIDRVLTRITLWGALYVAAVCVLPTILVQKFNVPFYFGGTALLIVVGVAMDTVAQIESHIVMRHYEGFEGIIGRKRMGRIRR
- the rplO gene encoding 50S ribosomal protein L15, which gives rise to MRLDELKPCPGARKKPKRVGRGPGSGTGKTAGRGSKGQRSRSGQKPKPGFEGGQMPLTRRLPKRGFTNIFKKSWAIINLRDLGRFPANSVVDAKSLSAAGLIKKRRQEIKLLGQGEVTVPLTIRVNAVSAQARTQIEAQGGRVEVI
- the rpmD gene encoding 50S ribosomal protein L30; this translates as MEPILTITLKRSPIGRPKRHRQTLKTLGLTRLHQTVHHNDHPAIRGMVRQVCHLVDVQELKP
- the rpsE gene encoding 30S ribosomal protein S5, whose protein sequence is MRTSAEVGLFESEATEPQFTDKVVHISRVAKVVKGGRRFSFNALVVVGDGQGQVGAGLGKANEVPEAIRKALERAKKSLIKIPILNNTIPYTVVGQFGSGKVLLKPASQGTGVIAGGAVRAVVEVAGIHNVLTKCLGSHNPHNAVKATMDALKQLASPEEIAARRNRSLGEIRA
- a CDS encoding 50S ribosomal protein L18, whose translation is MAQRNQKQEARRKRKKRVRKKIFGVESRPRLTVFKTARHIYAQIIDDLRGHTLVAASTLDKELRDKAGGLKGIEKAREVGVRLALKAKQVGIHKVAFDRNGFLYHGRIKGLADSCREQGLEF
- the rplF gene encoding 50S ribosomal protein L6 — its product is MSRIGKQPIPLPKGVKATFEDGVLTVTGPGGTLQRSIHPRVRLQLSPQEIRIFPCDNSRVSRPFWGLTGSLVANMVTGVSQGFTRKLEIEGKGYKVEVKDNRLVFSLGYSQPVEFPLVAGIKAEVEKGNRITLHGADKETVGQVAANIRRLRPVEPYKGKGIKYAGEILHRKVGKAGR
- the rpsH gene encoding 30S ribosomal protein S8, with protein sequence MSLTDPLADMLTRIRNAGAARFDKVDIPASQMKISVARILEEEGYIRKYKVIKDRRQGILRIYLRYDEQGKPLIQGLKRVSKLSRRVYASKDDIPLVLGGLGVAIVSTSQGIMTDRQARQQGVGGEVLCSVW
- a CDS encoding type Z 30S ribosomal protein S14 → MAKKSLIAKAKREPKFSTRRYNRCPICGRPRAFIRRFGICRLCFRKMALQGEIPGVIKSSW
- the rplE gene encoding 50S ribosomal protein L5, yielding MSRLFDYYKQECIPLIMQEFHYKSPMQVPRLEKIVINMGLGEAIQNIKVLDSASQELAVITGQKPIVTRARKSIAAFKLREGMPIGCMVTLRRDKMYDFFDKLVNVALPRVRDFRGVSGKAFDGRGNYSLGIREQIIFPEINYDKIDKIKGLNITIVTTAQTDEEGRVLLKLLGMPFRS